TTTTGATATCCCCCGGCCAAACGATTTTCTGTACCAGAACCCCGTTTTCATAGAGGATAAGTTCATCCCTCGCATTGGCAAGACGGAGCGGATCGCCGCTTATTACATTGGGGATAACGGGGGAGGCGTCGACCCATTCAAAATCCGGATTATAACCATGGGTCTGGATATATGCCGGCCCATTCCTGGCAACGGTGATCGTTCCATCAATACGTGTGCCCGGCGGAAACCGGAACCCGCCATGGTTATCAGAGATCGTAATTCCATCAAGCGTCCCATGACCGGAAAGAACGATATATTCATCTGCGTCATCGGGAAGATATGGATCGGGACAGAACTCAACAATCTGCACGGCTGCACACAGGGGGAAAAGACCCATAATAAGAAACGCGAGCAAAACAAGGGTACGCATAGATTGACCTTATTACTATGCACATTATATAATATTTAAATATATAATTAATTGAGTATGATTGTGATGCGCAAACCGCCCACAGAACCAGATAGGAATGCACTGGTGGTCAAGGTCGGAGGAAGCCTGCTGGCTCATCTTCCGGATCTCGTTCCTGCATTCCAGGAGTCACAACGACCCCTGTTTATCGTCCCGGGGGGGGGAGTATTTGCTGATGCGGTCAGGAGGACCGGTGCAACCGACGATGCTGCCCACTGGATGGCGATTGCCGCAATGGAGCAGTACGGGTGGCTCATCTCTTCGTACGGAGTTCCCATAACCGCGCAGCTCGGGATCCCTGAAAAAACAATGGTTTTCCTTCCGTATACATCTCTC
Above is a window of uncultured Methanoregula sp. DNA encoding:
- a CDS encoding uridylate kinase; translation: MIVMRKPPTEPDRNALVVKVGGSLLAHLPDLVPAFQESQRPLFIVPGGGVFADAVRRTGATDDAAHWMAIAAMEQYGWLISSYGVPITAQLGIPEKTMVFLPYTSLLANDPLPHSWEVTSDSIAAWVAKNLRLDLLVLKSTDGIQVGGVLQDQISESLQTGVVDPFFIPFVLENRIHTTIIRGSDPERLRNFLKGLPVPGTTIGTTF